CAGGCCATCTTATACTACAAAAGTTAGTCAACATTTCACAGCTGACTGGCCGGCTGCTGCCTTTGAAGCAGCAACCAGGTGATTTTCCTGTGGCAATGTAAAAAGTTGATGATCTCTTTTACATCTCTGTTTATAATCATTTACAGCAATAGTGAAACATTTTGGCAGAAGCTAGTGGATgagaaaaacagccaagctgtaaaaaaggtgcagcctttaaaagcaagagtgaaaaaaagttgtagaATCAAAGGTGCAATGATGTGAATTTATTTTTACAGCTGTGGCTTgtctgtttttgcatggatactTTATTTACAACCATGCATGATATCAATTGACCTGATCATGATAGTATGGCATGTGGTAGCTAAAATGCAATTCTCCACTACATATTTAAGTTCACATACATGTCATAGGCACCAAGTTACAATGAAAATGTTGCATTGACCACTTTATAGGATTTTCATATAGGCTAACAGTTTTTCATGGGTCATTATATACAGTCATAGCATTAGAGACAAATTCACGACATTTTCATGGTGCTGATATCTGGTCAAAATGGTTCTTATTAAGTCCACAACTttttaatgacatcattaaaaAAAGAAATTTTAATTTAACGGCATATTCAAGGTTATTTCAATATTTTCAGTGTGAATCCATAGAAATTTCATGGCTTTCTGAATTAGTAGCGCAGCTTCTTGAGCTGCATGACACACttctgtgtgtcttgattgtaaAATTTAAGGTCATCATTCAATAGAATGTTGCACAATACATCCATTAAATTCAGTAAGTACTTTGCAGCTTATTTTTGTGGATAAGATCATTATCTATAGTGAGAAGGTTGACTACTTTTCCATAACAATACGGTACACTATACTTAGTACATGAACAAAATAAAGAAGTCTTGTAATCTATGGTATTCACTTCATCTACATGTGACCTGATATATGCTACACAAACAAATGAGGTAAACTGGTAATCCAATTTATCCGTCATATGATCCGTTGCATGAGCTAATGAGTAATCTGTTTTACTTAATCCATGAAGTGATCCACCCATATCAAAGCATTTGCCAAATATTCTAGATTTCTTCATAGATTTTGCCTGTTTCATATAACAAAGTGTCATAACACCTGTGTACTTTGTTTAACAGGCACAAGGTTCAAAGAAGAGAAAGCTAGACAGCTAGGGACCTTGCATTGTGAAATGTATGTGTTCAGAATGCCCATAAAAACATGTGTTTTCAGTATGTTCTACAATGTATCTCTCTAAACTAACCTGTTAAACAATTTGTACAATCAGaatcttattaagcatccttcacTGATATAAAGTTTATAATAGAGCGGCTAagtaacaaattttgatgaaattgttcgcTTTGTGATAACAGCACCAAATTTCTGTGTAAGGGTATACTAGATACTGTGCCATGTCCAAATCATAGCCTTAGGCATGTTTGAAAACTTTAAAACTAAGTTATAAGCtggtcaggaaaccatacaagtgcaacTAAAATCTGTTTTTGCTTGAATAGCATCAGTGTGTTTCAAATTTACAGCTGTAATGGAgtcaatatttcaaaaagtatAGGCACAgtccaatagaaataatattTTGCACATCTATGGTTTTGTATACCTTGACCCTCCATGCTTCTTAACATTGCAAGCTAATGACCgggatggacacctcccttgatcagtttttggatatgaccatcccttgcttgtctatgGAGATTTAAAATTTACAGTGGTTTGCGGAATGTTTGCAACAAAACCATATAGCGCCAACCAATAAACGTGATCTATCTACTTTgaaatgtgccaaatttcagtacATTTACTATTGAACACTTTCATGGCttcccaatacattttctattagTTTATTTGATATGATTGGTAACTTTAATGGCACTGTATCTAATGTGAAATACTATAAAtactgtaccaagtttggtggtGCTTTTTCAATAAGTGAATGATTTCTTTTGCTTAGCTGCTTTACCATTAGTGAATTTGGGTAAGGGTAACAACTtcacatatgttttgatatggtgCATGAGCAAGTAAAGTCTTATAATCTATACCATTACTTCATCTGCTTGTAATCTACGCTATTACTTTAGTTGACTACGTGGAAAAATAATAAAGTGGTTTAATCTGCCATGTTTCATTCATTGTGATATGGAATATTATGACAATGTAGGTGAGTGTTCCGACACTTTTTTACGCACAATCCACTTCACGAAAAGTTACATGAGGAATTTGCTTATGTGGGCTTGCTCAGGCTTGCCCCAATAAGGGTTAAACAGGATGTGCATCAGCACATTCCTAGCTGGCTACATGACTACCTACATAAACAGTTCAATCTTCATGTTGAAGCTGACAATTACATAGTGGATAATGCATACTTAACCTGGTTGTGTATATAGTGTACAGGAAGTGTGGGTAGTGTGCATGAGAATGTCTTTTGTGTGTCTACATAGCACTTTATAAATTACCATAGTTTAAAGGGCATTATCAGTTGACTGGTTTATCCTATTAAACAGACTATACCAGGCAGTTAATAATACAGTGTGCAGTTCTGGATGGCATCCAGTGGTACAAATCGTATGATTCACTTACTTTGTTGGAATAGAGGTAAAGAACATAGACCAGTTTCAAAGTCTGCATGGGATACTTACTGGGACAGCATTAATCCTAAGCCTGATATTGTATTTCTTCAAGAGGAAATGCATGCAATAACGGGATCTAACAATTTATTTATCAAGGGCCAAAGAGATTATGAAGAATATCTAAATTCTCCAGAAGCAGCTGTGATGGTAAAAAGTACTATTGCAGTCGCAGATTTGAATTTCTCTCAGTTAGTCTATGATGTATTTGTCAATAATGCACCAGATCCGAGCTCTGATAAGAAGTTGGATGATGAATTTACTAATCCTATTACCACAATGCTAGGTAATATGTTTCAGTTCTTTCGCAATCATGGGGAATGTATAGATTCTGGAAGTGCTGACTTCAAAAAGAAGCAGGAGGCCAATCGTTCACCTAATAGTAGCGCTATTACAATAGATATCATTAAGGATTTAAAAGATAGAATATGCATAGTACCTCTAAATGTACAAGAACTTAGCATCATTGCTGTTTCATTCCATGCTAAAAGCAAGACTGGTGATAAGGGAAGTAAAATAACTAATCTGTTCAAGTTTCTGGATGAATTAGGACATTCAACAGGGTGCTGTGCTGTTGTCGTTGGAGGAGATTTCAACATTGATCTTCTCACAGATGGTAAGGGCATTGATCTGTGTGGTTTCATTGTACCACCTTATGATCCAACAATACATCGAGCAATACATGGTCGAGTGTATATGTGCATCGACTTTTTTGCTTACAAGAACTTCTTACCAAATACTGGTGTAGAGGTAGAACAAGTTTGTTCAAAGATGATAATCAAATGTCCTGATTTAGTAAGTGGTTCATCAGGAGAATATCATATCAGTTTAGAAAAGTACAATAATGATAACTATAAAATGTTACGAATAGCATCTAATCATGATCCACTTCAAGCTAGATTAACACTTTATAATTCACCACCTCATACACCACTTAATTCACCACCTAGAACACCTCATACATCATCCAGCACACCTCACTTGTTTGGAAAAACACTTAGTAGCTACAAGAAGAGGCAAAGAAAGTCAGCCAGAGAAATGAAGCCAAGATGTTTGCTTGAACAGAGTTCTGACAATTTTCATTTAGAAGATGATGATCGGGAAGATGACGACTATGAGGAAGATGATGATGAGGAAGATGATGATGAGGAAGATGACGATGAGGAAGAAGATCAAGAAAAAGATGATGATGTTGCATGTTTACAACAAGGAGTTAAGGGTATTAATCTTAGTAGTGCATCTATAAGGAAGCCAAGCACATAAGAGTCTAGTAACACTGTATATAGTTATAGTAATGCATGCAATTATACTCATTAATTACAAATCTGTTTGCAGTAAGTGGTTTGAGCATGTTGAATACTAATAAAAATGATATATCCTAATATGGTACATGTATGAGGTTCTCTTAGTGACCTCCCATATGGAGATAGGTAtctgcaagagttcataataattatttgtgtgGGGGTTAGGGTTAACCTATACAAATATTGTAAACTTTTGGTATCTGCATATCTCCAGCAGCACACCTTCACACTACAGATTATCACCTCACCTGACAGATCAGTTGTTTTACTCCTGCAGCACACCTCACTAATGATCACTGATGTGTCAAGTAGTTTTGCATATCTCTCTAATGATCTGCTCCCTCAGGAGGCATAGTGGGTCAGTGAGCTTTCTTTTGTAGGTAACAGTGCaggaaatgattgtgggtttacaatTTGTGCAAAATATGATGACATAGTGATGCTGAACCTACAATCAATCAATCTACATTAATACATCCccaagtcagttagagaccaccCACTCAGATCTTCGTGGCTTTTTTAACATCACAAAGATCCTTGTGGTGGGTCTCTAACAATAACTTGTTGTACAGGTATAAGGATGGGTAATACTAGGATTTTTTATTTGATTTGATATTTGatactttttttttgtagtatggggtgtctattatctatgttgTAAAGATCAATGCGATATCAATGTGACTCAAAAGCTGTTGAAatgaagttatgtatacagcacaattttttttatttttgctaATTATAAGTATAAACAGTGCTGTAAATAGCTTGATCAAGCATTACTGTGCCATCTAAAACTTCAAATAGCAGTCACTTCCCATTTGCAATAAAATCTTAATTGATCATGTGAGCTACCTGTATTAGTATTGACTCTTGTCGATACTCCTTTTGAATTGTACCTGATTGTGTCGTATTGATACAATTGGTACCATATCGCCCATCTCTAATAAGCTAGGaaaattttacaagctagtaggcatcattacaataaaaagcATTTACATATGGGGGACAATTGTGAAGCTAGCCATTGTTTATTTTTTGCAGTGACAAGTCACTTTACATATTAGTCATGCAACTTAACACATGCCCCAATTATCAAAGATTGAAATACAAAGTCGCCATTCTGTCTCAAAAGttttcagttatgttccacCTATTATACAGCGTTACAAAGAACAACAGTACAAGAAATGCCTCTGCAGTCAATTCAGTCACTATATGGCCCATTTTACTTCAGTTCCACCTGttgtacagcattacaaatgaagaacagtatgagaagctgCCTCTTCTGTTACACTACTGAAAATAAAGCACTGAAGCTATATGCTGTGAGTTACCATGCACCTACATGGTAGTGCAGGAAAAATGGGAGGACAAAGGtatgtccatgatgcatgtattgtaattGCTGCAGGTTGCACATCTCAAGCCAAAGCGATGTTGGAACAATGCAGAAATCAAGCCGGTAGCCTTATCCATATAGTTGAGTTACGCttagctggaggcatcagtcagatAGACAATCAGTCAGATAGACAATCAGTCAGATAGACAATCAGTCAGATAGACAATCAGTCAGATAGACAATCAGTCAGTTAACAGAAATTCAATTAAATTAAAGATTTCATAGAAACCTGTTTGAAGGGTTTGAGGTCACTCTGAAGAACATTTATGGACCAAGCCCTAGTTGATACTAAGACTTACAAACATGGTGTGCAATATTAAGAAAACTTGTCATGTTTACTTACTTGTGTGCTAATGTGCATTTCTTTACTCAAGCACATACATAGcatttttgttttgtgtttgaCACTTTTTTTACATAATAGAAAATAAAGTGACAAAAATGATGACAATGCTAAAACTTTGTGGAAAACCTTGACGTCCACCCATGCAATACACTATACCCTGTAATCACATTTTAACTGTGTGTCCAGGGGGTACTGACATGTAAGCCATCTTATCCATTCTGCCATGCTTCAGTATGTGCCATGTGACTGCACTCAAACCAAAAATGGTGGAACCCAGAGACAGCTGTATACATGCATGGTATTACAAGGACAAGAAAACTTGCTGGATTCAATAATATGTCATAGACTTAAAAAAAAACGGTGCATTTATAGAGAATACCATGCAGCCtgagcagggccgcccagagaaattaaggggcccagggcaaagagttaaagtggggcccttcacccaagttgtaaagtgaagaccaaaaaaaaaaaaaaaaggtcacaacctgctggcaatgacaataactacccatcaccaaccatatctccttatctataagcttgctacactgctcctctgaagaatactgtgactgctctattagagtatttagatctgactgctctattagagtatatcgatcttttaaacaggtattcagggggcccttcatggggcctcctggggcccctttcaggctggggcccggggcaaaatgccccagttgccccccctgtgggcggccctgagccTGAGAGAAGAATTTCCCTACAAATTAACTTCTGTCTTAATTGAACCAACTGCATAAACAGAAGATCGAAGTGTGCTGCTTTGAATTGCTGTTTCTAAAATCTGTGGTCAATTATGagtgttgtatatatatatatatatatatatatatgctacaCATAGATATAAATGTactgttgtgtgtgtatatgttcaATGCATGTGCTATAGTTAGTTCAATATACAGTCCAAGTTAACTGTTTAAAGTTGGCCATCCTGTTATGGGTCAGTACAGTCTCCCTACATCGATCAGTCACCATGGGACAACCATGGAACACTAAGATGTTGATCCTGGGACATGACAACACCAGACACTGGACAGCAACATCTGATATGTGAGGACAATTGCTGATGTTCACCTCCTGCAAAGGTGTATACAATAATGATTATCTTAATGCTGTATTGGATGATTGCACAGAAGTTAAGTGACTTCTTTTCCATGTAACATATAGATTTTTAGTACCCGTTTGTTTCCTTACTGCAATATTAGTTTATCCCCACGGTGAAGAGAATGTTTGAGAATACTGTCCTACTAAACTAGCAAATCACTGAAGACTGAGCAAGGATATATAATGGACAGTGCTCCTTCAACTGGAAGGCAACTTTTGCTTGTTAACATGGTGACGCATGGCCAGGATGCAGTTGGAAATTCCGAGTGGTACTCCATTGTCTGTTCTTAGTTTTTTCAGATGTGCTCACAGAGTTATtctcgaggttaacagccatgCTGTTTAATGCAACAGCGCTGCTCTTGCTGGCCAAGTTGACTGCACACCATACATAGCGTCTGGGATAATCTTTGTGGTTGAATACAAAAATATAGCTTGTCTATGCTATGCGGAAAAGAAGCTGTTTAACTTCTGTGCAATCATTACAGGACTAATAGgtgttagatactctcctctccATATTAATTAATTCTTGGTAGTATAATCACACGGTATTTTGTCTGTAGgtatgtaatttgtttgtagtgcacacactgtgtgtgttgtgtgtgtgatgtactgTATGTTCACTGTGCTGGTTATGTACCAATCTGCATGTACAGATGTAAAACATTAAgcgtacacacactcacatccatacaatacatacaaatATAAGTTCATACCTTCAAGGTTGTTGCATTGTGACTATCTGTTAGCAATGCAATACCATCATCAGTGATCTGCACATAAtattaaaaaaaagaaattttaatttttacgTTTACATTTGTGTGAGAGATATGACTAGTACAGAATTTTTGCTTTAGTTTTCACAGTCAGAGCAGAAGTAACACAAAGTACGAAACATATCCAAACACATAAAGGACACACAGCCTATATACAGTATGAAACTACATTTGCATGACCTGCTGCAACTCCATTGTATAGAACTACCTTAATTACATGCACTAACTAAATCATGAGTGTCTACAAATACATAATTTATGTATCTACTGTGAGTCCTAACTGTGTTCATTGTATGGCCCCATATTGAGACGCCCATTTGAATTTCAAAGTAAGTATTTACAATTTTTCTCAGTGCCGAACAGCCCTACTCcacatttataatttaaaagGAATCTGAAAATCCTTGTCCTGCAGAAATTCAAATAAACTACTTTTTAGCAAATGTTTCAATACCTCAAAGAATACAGTCTAGCTCCATACAGTTACCATGtctttacctctgaaagaggcaAACCCTCTATAACATTCACTAATAGTCCCAAAATGCCTGCCATGCAGATAGGGAttccactgtatacatgtacaacacGTCACAGTGTAACACACCTTAGTTCTTGACAAGTCCAGGGACTGGATGGTACGACAGTTAATACTGAGACACTCCAGAGCCTGATCAGTGACCTCAGTACAACCAGAGATGTTTAGAGAGGACAAGTGGGGACAGTTCATTGCCAACACTTCCACACAATCATCATTAACTTGACTACATCTCCTCAAGTGTACTGTCCTCAATAACTTACATGACTGGAACACTACACTGAGACCTGTATGGGACAGGTGAATAGTGTGTAAGAATACACACCAATGTATATACTACTACATTTTAACTCCAATCATTACAGTgatactttaatacaacagtGTATCCATCGACCAACCCGTGTGTGCAGTCTCCCTGGCACACCACACAATGTACAAATGGGCTACATTGAAATCTAAACTAAGCACTTATATTATGCAGACATTATCATTTTCAAGTAAACTGGATTACActgtagtcttgcatggccagaccgctagTTCACCACCCCTTTTGCAATGTCATTGGTCAGCAGTGTTGGACTGCTACTGTTAACTGTGATGAAACGcgttacagttatatattacttcagtttaaaagtaactagtattTTATTACATAATGTATAAAGGTACTTagttacgtaataatattatagtaatgtGCTAGTTAAGTAACCTGTTAGTGCTTCGTTAGGTAATAATACTATAGTACGAGTAGTAACCGTTACTAATGTAAAGTATCTGTTAGATATTACTATATAGCATGAAAAATGTAGTGTATCATATTACTGCATTCTGCATTAAGTAATAATACCCACTGTTGGTCAGTgagatagggtctggtgaaGTTATGTTGACAAATTTGCAGAACTGCCATAGCTTGCTTCTTTTGTGTTCTTGCTGAATGCTATATTATGTAGCAGCCTTGTTCAAAGGTTTGTGGTAAAATTTATGCTCTGCTATATCAACAAACAGCTACCTAATGAGATCAAATCCACCTGAAAAGAGTCAGCAGATTCTATCTTGCCAACCAACAACATCACAAATAAAAGGAAGCaatggccatgtgagactagttacactgtactatatacagtacataagcaCTTACTGACCTTGGTAAGTAATGTTAGTCCTGGTCCCTTTAATAGCATTGAGGTCTATCTTCTGCAGTCTCCTACATACAGCAACAGCAGCTACCCCAACATCAGTTACACTGCTCTCAGTGAGGTCCAGTGATATCACATTGGGGTGTAGCACCTACATCAAATTATGCAATGAATATGTATCAATGCTTTTTGTAAAGTCACACTTGCAGTTATGAACTACCTTTATTAGGCTAtatactccaaataaattctctgtttcctgtcctggactcagttatatttgcatgtgggtgggtggtccatttcgattataagattggcagcttgcCAGTATTTGACTggtacaaccataaaaagctgcataaatgcATGCTTAAGCCTGTGTTTTTGTTCTCAAATATAACGTGAATTTGTGacaacttgatagcactgctcgCACGTTAGCAGGCACTGTTACAAGGCACTGTTACAAGATGATCTgtacagaatgcaagaataaccggagaataatggaagaatatggaataataaTATTTAGAGCTGAGATGTGGGCGGTAGACGggaaacagacaatttatttggagtggccttaaacTGAATTTGAGGGTTCAAATGTGTACCAACTATTGGGATTGTAGGGAGGCTAATTTGCTATGAACATAATAAAAATGCCTGGTTCAAAACCTTTTGTATTGCCAGCGGCAGCCATCAATGTATGCTCAaacacaagtaaacaatttcaaGTTAAATATCAACTTACCAGTGGTAGGTTACTATCCGTGAGTAGGCCTCGTTTGGACATCATATTCAAACATTTTGACTTGATATAGTGTGGAAGACATTTGAGCACATCTTCGTGAAGCTGAATATCTTTCACTACCGCTGTTAAGGCGAGGTTTAACAAACTGGCTACCATCTTAAAACTGCAATCTCACCCTGTTTACGTGTTACCATAACACTGGTTAGGGGAATTCCGTAATTTTGCATGCGCCTTTTATAGACCGAAGGAAAGAAATCTTTACCCAGTTTTGTCCTGAGAGGAGATGGTTGATAATAATGGGAGAGAAAGTTCAGTACCCAAGCAACACAACATGGCGTATGATAGCAGGACTGTTGTGTAGAACACGAAGATGCTGgttaaaattttctttgtggtCGATTCTAATTGCTGCCCtcctgtgtgtgtttgtataccaTTTGACTCAGCTACCAACTCCACGCGTGTACGTGACGAAACCATCAGTTCTCAACTCTGTGTACTCATTTAAACGTGAGGAAAGCTACAGAAACGTTTCTGTAAGAAAATCCATCCTTGTTATTTATGACCTGACCAGCAAAACTGTATTTCAAAAGATAAAGACATTGCTCCAAGCTCAGAAATTGGAATTCGACACACACCACCTTGTTGTGGGTAAACCGCCTCCACCATTAGCCAGAGGAAGTCGTAAACGAGTGCTTTATTCTCTCATCATATTTGCATCACTTGATGGCTTCCAACTATTAACTTCTTTTCACAAAGAATACTATCGGAGTTATTGTAGAAATAACAAAATTGGTATTATCTTTATAACTGGCAGGCGGTCAGGTAAACTTGAGGTTGGCAACAATGCAGAACTTTCTTTGTACAAGTTCACAGTAGCCAAAGATGGAGTTAGAAATTTCTATATCTATCCCAGTCCATATTTGTACATAGCTAAAGGTGATATTACTGTGCCGTCTATTACGGGAACAGAGTGGACATTTTTAAATATTGAAAGTGGAGACTTCATACCTGTTGCTAGTGTGGAGTATTTGAATCAAGACACCCAACAATCAGTCAAATACCCTATGATGTTAGCGGATCGAGGTCTTAATGATGGAGTGAAGAGAGTGTTTATCGGAAACCCACTAGAATCATGGATTGTTAAGTTACTATTTTTGGACGCCATTCGTCACTTCTCTGCACAACCGATTCTCACCACGGACCTCAAACGATACATCTTGGTTGATATCGATGATATATTTGTGGCACCTGCTGGAACTAGAATGAATGTTGATGATGTGCATGCTTTAGTGGCAGCTCAAGAGAAGTTCCGTGAAAAGGTACCGGGTTTTACCTTCAACCTAGGCTATGCTGGCTACTTCTATGATAAAGGAATGGCAGAAGAAATAAGAGGTATATGTAAATATTTCTTTGGTACCCTTTAAATATCAAAGCCAGTTTAAAATGTACCTTAAGTATTTTGCTAGTTTTCAGTATCTGAATTGTGAGTAGTTATATCAAGAGTTTTTAAGGATCTCCTTTTTATATTGTGAGATCTTGATGCTATCATTCACTTACTCATGGTACTTTGCATAATTATGATGCATATGATATGTGTAACAAAAAGGCAAGAAATTTGTCATCAGGACATTTTAAACGTGTCATGCAGATGTTTAGACAACAAATCTGTCATGGCTTATTATATTAACCCTCGGGGCGCCGAGGGTTACTGTAGTTGTCTTGTGTGGCTCTGTGCGATTTTTGTTACCACTTTAACTGCTGCATATACGTATACGCCATTCATACTGTAGGTTAAAAACAAGGTGCCATTAGACTTCTTTTGATGAGTTTAACAAATGAAACATGTGGGTTGTTCCGCAAGCACTTTGTTCAAAAGTTATGATAATATTTGCTGTTCGTTTTGGCCTTCCTCACTTCTTGATGGAGTCTCAATGTACAAGagtgatagcaataaattcttttcaacTATAGTAGTGCATTACATCTAGCGATACTCCACTGATTCAGGCAAAGGATCGACAaacttgacaaaaccaggcacgagattttgaaatctttaaGATTTCAAATGAGATTTCAAGATCTTAATTATCCTTAACTTATCTAGTGATTTATTTCAGGCCAGGCTGCAGATCCCTCGGATTTAGACTAGAAGCTTCTTGGCTCTAAATTAATGAGCCTTCATAGATTATTGTAGTCGGTAACCCTATATGGTAAAAAAAGGATAGTG
The Dysidea avara chromosome 7, odDysAvar1.4, whole genome shotgun sequence genome window above contains:
- the LOC136259737 gene encoding uncharacterized protein, which encodes MASSGTNRMIHLLCWNRGKEHRPVSKSAWDTYWDSINPKPDIVFLQEEMHAITGSNNLFIKGQRDYEEYLNSPEAAVMVKSTIAVADLNFSQLVYDVFVNNAPDPSSDKKLDDEFTNPITTMLGNMFQFFRNHGECIDSGSADFKKKQEANRSPNSSAITIDIIKDLKDRICIVPLNVQELSIIAVSFHAKSKTGDKGSKITNLFKFLDELGHSTGCCAVVVGGDFNIDLLTDGKGIDLCGFIVPPYDPTIHRAIHGRVYMCIDFFAYKNFLPNTGVEVEQVCSKMIIKCPDLVSGSSGEYHISLEKYNNDNYKMLRIASNHDPLQARLTLYNSPPHTPLNSPPRTPHTSSSTPHLFGKTLSSYKKRQRKSAREMKPRCLLEQSSDNFHLEDDDREDDDYEEDDDEEDDDEEDDDEEEDQEKDDDVACLQQGVKGINLSSASIRKPST
- the LOC136259642 gene encoding protein AMN1 homolog; the encoded protein is MVASLLNLALTAVVKDIQLHEDVLKCLPHYIKSKCLNMMSKRGLLTDSNLPLVLHPNVISLDLTESSVTDVGVAAVAVCRRLQKIDLNAIKGTRTNITYQGLSVVFQSCKLLRTVHLRRCSQVNDDCVEVLAMNCPHLSSLNISGCTEVTDQALECLSINCRTIQSLDLSRTKITDDGIALLTDSHNATTLKEVNISNCPHISDVAVQCLVLSCPRINILVFHGCPMVTDRCRETVLTHNRMANFKQLTWTVY